ATCCAAAGCCTCTTGAGGTAATTCAGTAACACCTTCTTTTAAAGAAAATGCTTTTGTGACAATTTCATCAGAAGATTTGCTAGGATTGCGCTCGTCTGATTTTCCTAACAAATAATCAGTAGATACGCTAAAAATATCAGATAATTTTAATAAAGTTTCTTGTGATGGAAAACT
This is a stretch of genomic DNA from Tissierellales bacterium. It encodes these proteins:
- a CDS encoding helix-turn-helix domain-containing protein, giving the protein MNKTFGDILRTERKAKELSQIELGKLLNLSKQTISGYENNSSFPSQETLLKLSDIFSVSTDYLLGKSDERNPSKSSDEIVTKAFSLKEGVTELPQEALDQIDEYIRLLKLKYKDKK